In one Rutidosis leptorrhynchoides isolate AG116_Rl617_1_P2 chromosome 8, CSIRO_AGI_Rlap_v1, whole genome shotgun sequence genomic region, the following are encoded:
- the LOC139863780 gene encoding uncharacterized protein — protein sequence MLLVHGGRKWWEGVGGCRLQEWSIDWAMLVKAPHNPIDEPRKKFKRFQESARKDIEREFGVLRGRFAMLKTPARSMDFNKIRRHMYACVVLHNMIQENNGFVISKRDEKMMAAPSNRPIRLERDLRDRDARIKEIRDRQVHNRLESDLTEHV from the exons ATGTTGTTGGTTCATGGTGGACGAAAGTGGTGGGAAGGTGTTGGAGGTTGCCGGCTGCAGGAGTGGTCGATTG ATTGGGCTATGTTGGTCAAAGCGCCCCACAATCCAATTGACGAACCGCGTAAAAAGTTTAAACGGTTTCAAGAAAGTGCAAGGAAAGATATTGAACGTGAATTCGGAGTACTACGAGGTAGATTTGCAATGTTAAAGACTCCGGCAAGATCTATGGAtttcaacaaaattagaagacatatGTACGCTTGTGTTGTATTACATAACATGATTCAAGAAAATAATGGATTTGTGATTTCAAAAAGAGATGAAAAAATGATGGCTGCACCAAGTAACCGACCTATTAGGTTAGAAAGGGATTTGAGGGATCGAGATGCCAGGATTAAGGAAATCAGAGATAGGCAAGTTCACAATCGGCTGGAGTCAGATTTAACCGAGCACGTATGA
- the LOC139863781 gene encoding uncharacterized protein: MSYHNEPTEEYHQNDTLHRKKLKGQNAPLSILHNETYRVRYKTRLVAEGYTQTYGIDYSEAFSPVAKIDTIRVLFSIAANVDWPLHQFDVKNAFLHGELKEEVYMEAPPGFSGNFNDREVCRLKKSLYGRKQSPRACWAGEKGDRKSTSGFFTLVGGNLVSWRNKKQKVVSLSSAESKFRGIAKGVVEALWIKKLLTEIGFPPQEAIQIMFHNEATITISENPIQHDRTKHVEIDRHFIIEKLDGKTISLPSIRSED, from the exons ATGTCTTACCACAACGAACCAACAGAGGAGTACCATCAAAACGATACTCTCCATAGAAAGAAGCTCAAAGGTCAAAATGCCCCATTGTCAATATTGCACAATGAAACCTATCGAGTGAG ATACAAAACCCGTCTTGTTGCCGAGGGATATACTCAAACCTATGGAATAGATTATTCTGAAGCCTTTTCCCCGGTTGCAAAGATTGATACTATTAGAGTTCTCTTCTCTATCGCTGCAAATGTAGactggccacttcaccaatttgatgtaaAGAATGCTTTTCTCCATGGTGAATTAAAAGAAGAAGTTTATATGGAAGCCCCACCAGGATTTTCAGGAAACTTCAATGATAGGGAAGTTTGCCGACTTAAAAAATCTTTATATGGGCGAAAACAATctccacgggcttg ctgggctggagaaaaaggggaTAGAAAATCTACATCCGGATTCTTCACACTTGTCGGGGGTAATTTAGTTTCATGGAGAaataagaaacaaaaggttgtctcACTTTCAAGTGCCGAATCAAAATTTAGAGGAATAGCCAAAGGAGTAGTCGAGGCCTTATGGATCAAGAAGTTACTAACGGAGATTGGTTTTCCACCACAAGAAGCTATTCAAATCATGTTCCACAATGAAGCAACAATCACTATTTCAGAAAACCCCATTCAACATGACCGCACTAAGCATGTTGAGATTGATAGACATTTTATCATAGAAAAGTTAGATGGCAAAACTATTTCACTTCCATCAATCAGATCAGAAGATTAG
- the LOC139862844 gene encoding uncharacterized protein At5g65660-like — protein MEVVVKLMEITTAAPPYNSPPLQQQHHASSRPTIGFQLGTALLLIIVFSLSGIFSCCYHWDKLRHLRGDFSDQEHRPSPNQSPSKPKPIYSDKERDVDGSLPVIMAGDQFPRFIAMPCPCEPPREGKITVEEIDQTSLKPAHMAIAISMC, from the exons ATGGAAGTTGTGGTTAAGTTAATGGAGATTACTACTGCTGCACCACCTTATAACTCCCCACCACTCCAACAACAACATCATGCTTCGTCTCGTCCCACAATCGGATTTCAGCTTGGGACCGCGTTGCTATTGATTATTGTTTTTAGCCTTAGCGGCATCTTTTCATGTTGTTACCATTGGGACAAGCTTCGGCACCTTCGTGGTGATTTTTCGGATCAAGAACATCGTCCGAGCCCCAACCAATCACCTTCCAAACCTAAACCTATTTACTCG GATAAGGAGCGAGACGTGGACGGAAGCTTGCCGGTAATAATGGCGGGAGATCAGTTTCCGAGGTTTATAGCAATGCCGTGTCCGTGTGAACCACCGCGAGAAGGAAAAATTACGGTGGAAGAGATTGATCAGACGTCATTAAAACCAGCACACATGGCAATAGCAATTTCGATGTGTTAG